One stretch of Candidatus Eremiobacteraceae bacterium DNA includes these proteins:
- a CDS encoding C40 family peptidase, protein SAPPVVASFEFAQQALTFDARITGTALRYLGVPYVWGGTSFGGVDCSGFVWAVFAKNGIYLPRTADAQYESGRHVSTQDLRAGDLVFFQTYALGASHVGIYLGNGRFVHASSSNGVRVDQLAEDYYSARYLGARRLAKV, encoded by the coding sequence ATCCGCGCCACCGGTCGTCGCATCGTTTGAGTTCGCGCAACAAGCGCTCACCTTCGATGCCCGCATCACCGGCACCGCGCTCCGCTACCTCGGCGTTCCCTACGTTTGGGGCGGCACTTCGTTCGGCGGCGTGGACTGCTCTGGATTCGTCTGGGCGGTGTTCGCGAAAAACGGCATCTACTTGCCGCGCACGGCGGACGCGCAATACGAATCGGGCCGGCACGTCTCGACGCAAGATCTCCGGGCCGGCGATCTCGTGTTCTTCCAGACCTACGCGCTGGGCGCGTCGCACGTCGGCATCTACTTAGGCAACGGAAGGTTCGTCCACGCGTCGTCCTCTAACGGCGTGCGCGTCGACCAACTCGCAGAAGACTACTACTCGGCT